ATTAAATTAATGAATGATACACTGGCAGTGTCAACCTATATTACTAGTGATTTTTCTGGAGCCAATATTGATAACATTTTAGGTTCATTAACATTTGCCAATACTAATTTAAAAACCAAAGTTGGTTCGTTTAAGATTGATAGCATCCAACTGACTTCTGTTAAAAGGGGTGATACCGCCCAAGCATTGGTGCTACGTTCCGACATGTTGGATGCATCCTTTAGAGGCAAATACTCTCTTACTCAATTAGAAGGGGCCACCAAAGGTCTTTTGTCATCATATTTGCCATCATTTAAGTGGAAGCAATTAAAAGCTCCGGTTCCACAGAATTTTGATTTTGAAATTGCTATTAAAGATGTTAAACCTATTACGTCCATCTTTCTGCCAGATTTGAAAATTGAAGATGGTGGCAGATTTATGGGTAATTTCAATTCCGCCAAAAATCAAATTACTATTAACGGGTCAATTGAAAAGTTACAATATCAAAAGTTTGAAATAGAGAATCTTATTCTTGACCAAGGTAACAGTGATGAATCTTTGTTTTTGAATATTGCCTTGGGAACGTTAGAGGTTGATAGCCTGAAGTTTAATGATGTGGCAATGTCGAATTATGTAAAGAATGACCGAGTAACTTCCAACCTGAAAGTTACTGACCCTGCCCAGATGAACTCTATTGACTTAAACTCTGAGATTCGTTTTACAGCTGATTCCACTATATTCAGTGTACTGCCTTCAGAACTGAAACTTAATAATGAGAGCTGGAAAATTGACGATAAGTTTAGGATTTTATTTGCAAAGGAAGGTTACCTAGTGGAGGATTTCACCCTAAGAAACAATGACCAAACCCTTGAAGTGCATGGAGCCATTTCCAAGAAGGATGATGAAGCATTAATTGTCAATTTAAGAAATCTGAATTTAAATATTCTTAATCCATTTCTTAAAGGGGAGGGGTTAGTAGTAGGCGGATATGTAACCGGTAATGCAAGTACCTCTGCAGTATTAAAAGCTCCTAAAGTAGGTTCAGATATGATTATTCATGAACTTTCGTTAAATAATAATATGCTTGGCGACGCAGAGATTTCATCACGTTGGTACAGCGAAACTAATGACATTAACTTTTCTATAAATGTTACCCGCGATAACCTAAATACTATAAGTGTTTCTGGAAACGTTCTGCCTAATAAGAAAGAAGATAATTTATTTGCAGATATTGAATTGAATGAAACCAGTTTAGTTATATTTCAACCTTTTTTGACTGGGTTAGTGTCTGACCTAACCGGAAAAACATCTGCCAATATATTAGTAAGAGGCAGCATTTTAAAGCCCCAATTGAATGGTAATATTGCCTTCAATAATGCAGGGGTAAGGGTTGATTATTTAAATACCCGATACACTATTAACGATAAAGTGGGGATAGAAAATGGAAAAATTCTGTTTGATAATTTCATTCTCACTGATGTGAAAAAAAACAGAGGAACAGCTAATGGAATTCTCGATCTATCCGATCTTAATAACGTAAAGCTTGATCTTAGATTGAATGCAACACGGTTCCAAGCTTTGAACACTACCTTTAAAGATAACCAGTTGTATTATGGAACAGCTTATGCCTCAGGTAACTTCTTGTTCAAAGGAACATTAGACAACATGGCCATTACAATTAATGCTACTACTACTGAAGGTACAAAGTTTTTCTTGCCGATATCAAGTGAAAGTAGTATCGGGAGCGATGATTTGGTGGCATTTGTTACGCGTGATACAATTTCCACTAAAAATATTAAAGAGAAGAAAGAGATGGCTTTACAACTAAATTTTGATTTAACTGTAAACCCAACTGCCGAAGTTTCTATTTTATTAGGGGAAAATTCTGGTGGAACAATGACCGGTAAGGGTAATGGAAGCCTTCAGCTGCGCATTAATACCCTTGGTGATTTCCGCATGTTTGGTTTGTATACTTTAACAGAAGGGAAATATAACATGAGTATTCCGGGAGTTAAAGAAGAGTTCATTATTAATAATGGTAGTACTGTTAGGTTTAATGGTGATCCTTATGAAGCCCGTATGAATGTAAGTGCTTATTTTCCTACCCGTGCAAGTTTAACCAATCTGTATACTGAAGCGCGTATTCAGGAATCTACGGAAAAAATGAATCAGAAGATTATTGTTAATACCATTATTAATGTAACCGGAAGCTTAACAGATATGGCTTATGATTTTAAGATTGAGTTTCCGCAAAACGAATCATTATATCAAAATACTTTTGCCTCTTACTTTAGTGGAGAAGGTAATGTTCAAAAACAAGCTTTTGGCTTATTGTCTACTGGAGGGTTTACTACAGAAAGTGGTCTAGGAATAGGGGGGGGAGCTATTGCAGGTTCAATGGTTGACCTAGTGTCTTCTAAACTTTCAAATTTGTTAAATGAAGCTATCGGATCACAGAATTTTGATATTAACGCAAACGTATCAGCTACAGGCGAAACGGAGGTAGGTGGAAATGTTCGTTTGTTGAATCAACGCTTGATCATTAACGGTTCATTTACCTCGAGAGATAAAAACACCACAGGCACTACTATGAGTACTAACAACAGTTCTGCCTTAAGTAGTGATATTGATATTGAATATTTGATCTTTCCTGATGGAAGCCTGCGTTTGAAGGCCTACAATCACTCAAATACCACAAATAACAGTGATTTCTTTTATGACTCAGAATATAAACAAGGGATAGGAGTACTTTACCGGAAAGATTTTGACTCCTGGAGGGAGTTTTTTGAAAATACCCGCAAAAAGGAACGTCAAAGGGAGCTGAGGCGACAACAACGAGCAGAAGAGCGAAAGAAAGAACTGGAAGAAAAAGAGAAGCAGGAGAAAGAAAAAAAGGAACAGGAAGAAAAAAACAAACAACAAGTTGATGATAATTCTGACAGTGAGCCTGTTGAGTTTGAATAAAAAAACGATCCTGATTATTCAGGATCGTTTTTCATTATAGCATGACCCATTTTATCTCGCTTGGTTAATAAGTAATTTTCATTATGCTCATTATGTTCAATCTCAATAGGCACAGTTTCAACTACTTCTAAACCATAGCCAATTAAGCCGGCACGTTTAGTAGGATTGTTTGACATTAAGCGCATTTT
Above is a window of Solitalea lacus DNA encoding:
- a CDS encoding translocation/assembly module TamB domain-containing protein, translated to MVIILLVVLYFAGQTKWFQTKAAQYGAEYLTKELKTRVEIKGLYIKFVKSVVIEGLYIEDLRKDTLLYSGLIEIDLNKLNIKGRKILVDDLKLYDAHFAYKDFKNNTSNLSFLINYFSGTPDTTKKVPTKPFEFWVNSIDIKNLTFIYFDEKNAGKARGMDYADIRASKVNLQAENVSIDGDVILADLKNLSANEKCGFVLNKLAGRVKYTPKEIEINNLKIITPNSRISKYLAFRYKKISDFNDFVDKVYMDANFSKTHVDFKDIAYFAPAIKNYTLEVDLDGMIKGTVTDLRTKNVTFRAGNETLIKGNIAVKGLPDINKTDFDLEFAQLQTNRDDINRILASVDQKEAELPEVLKTVGNVNFKGTFIGQYNNFKVKGALVTATGTALTDLAMDLRNMKKPLYKGFANAQDLDLGKLTGVKSLGKTSFVANVDGHGFSIDNLKEDLNAKIAYFDYNGYRYQNVSISGKLEQKKFNGAFDINDKNIAIDFDGRLNLSGKRPIYDFTADVKHADFRAIKLMNDTLAVSTYITSDFSGANIDNILGSLTFANTNLKTKVGSFKIDSIQLTSVKRGDTAQALVLRSDMLDASFRGKYSLTQLEGATKGLLSSYLPSFKWKQLKAPVPQNFDFEIAIKDVKPITSIFLPDLKIEDGGRFMGNFNSAKNQITINGSIEKLQYQKFEIENLILDQGNSDESLFLNIALGTLEVDSLKFNDVAMSNYVKNDRVTSNLKVTDPAQMNSIDLNSEIRFTADSTIFSVLPSELKLNNESWKIDDKFRILFAKEGYLVEDFTLRNNDQTLEVHGAISKKDDEALIVNLRNLNLNILNPFLKGEGLVVGGYVTGNASTSAVLKAPKVGSDMIIHELSLNNNMLGDAEISSRWYSETNDINFSINVTRDNLNTISVSGNVLPNKKEDNLFADIELNETSLVIFQPFLTGLVSDLTGKTSANILVRGSILKPQLNGNIAFNNAGVRVDYLNTRYTINDKVGIENGKILFDNFILTDVKKNRGTANGILDLSDLNNVKLDLRLNATRFQALNTTFKDNQLYYGTAYASGNFLFKGTLDNMAITINATTTEGTKFFLPISSESSIGSDDLVAFVTRDTISTKNIKEKKEMALQLNFDLTVNPTAEVSILLGENSGGTMTGKGNGSLQLRINTLGDFRMFGLYTLTEGKYNMSIPGVKEEFIINNGSTVRFNGDPYEARMNVSAYFPTRASLTNLYTEARIQESTEKMNQKIIVNTIINVTGSLTDMAYDFKIEFPQNESLYQNTFASYFSGEGNVQKQAFGLLSTGGFTTESGLGIGGGAIAGSMVDLVSSKLSNLLNEAIGSQNFDINANVSATGETEVGGNVRLLNQRLIINGSFTSRDKNTTGTTMSTNNSSALSSDIDIEYLIFPDGSLRLKAYNHSNTTNNSDFFYDSEYKQGIGVLYRKDFDSWREFFENTRKKERQRELRRQQRAEERKKELEEKEKQEKEKKEQEEKNKQQVDDNSDSEPVEFE